GTTCATTCCAGTTTTTCAGTTGTAAGTCGCTGAGTTTTTTATGGGTATCGGGGTGATGAGTCACACGTTCATTATCATAAATAGCATCAATACATTGTCCTGTGGCAATATTGACCCCCACACCTAAAGCCCCTTGGTGTAAATTGGCTTTACCATCAGATGAGTGTGTTGACAGACGTACCATTGCCATAACGGGATAACCTTGAAAAACAATGATACGAATATCGGGAATTCCTTCATGTGAATACCCTTCAAAAATCTCATCCATATAAATGAGTTCTTCAATAATTGCTGTGTCAAGATTACCACTTAAAGAGTGCAGGCCTGCTAAGATATTTGAGAGATGATGCTGTATCTCAAAAAGTGTGAGCGTTTGCCCTGAGGGTTTTTTAAATATTTCACCATCATGCTCTGTGATGACAAGAATCCCTTTCCCTCCAGAACCTTTTGAAGGTTTAATAGCAAAGGCCTTGTATTCTTCAATCCACTTTTGTGGATACTTGATTTCATGTTGTGTTGAAAGTGACGTAATTAAAGTGGGTGTGGGAATATGAAATTGAGTGGCACGTTGTTTGGTTTTGAGCTTATCATCAACAATGGGATAATATTTTCGATTGTTAAATCGACCAATATAGTCCGTATTTCGTTGATTCATGCCCAAAATCCCCTTTTGTCTTAAAAGGCGATGTATTCCAAAGTTGATCATTTAAAGTCCATATTTCTGAAACGATACAATTCACTGAGTCGATAACCTGAGTATCGCC
The Candidatus Marinarcus aquaticus genome window above contains:
- a CDS encoding alpha-L-glutamate ligase-like protein; its protein translation is MINFGIHRLLRQKGILGMNQRNTDYIGRFNNRKYYPIVDDKLKTKQRATQFHIPTPTLITSLSTQHEIKYPQKWIEEYKAFAIKPSKGSGGKGILVITEHDGEIFKKPSGQTLTLFEIQHHLSNILAGLHSLSGNLDTAIIEELIYMDEIFEGYSHEGIPDIRIIVFQGYPVMAMVRLSTHSSDGKANLHQGALGVGVNIATGQCIDAIYDNERVTHHPDTHKKLSDLQLKNWNELLRLASGCYEMSNLGYIGVDLVLDKFKGPMLLELNARPGLSIQVANKAGLIPRLQQVEAFKHTHPMLETVEQRVKRAQEWFI